The Nitratidesulfovibrio sp. SRB-5 genome includes a window with the following:
- a CDS encoding glutamine synthetase III: MSGIQARLNAISAITNYKPSAAPMNFAETKPTELFGCNVFNDKVMKDRLPKTVYKSLKKTIELGEKLDPSIADVVANAMKDWAIEKGATHFTHVFYPLTGLTAEKHDAFLVPDGKGGALSEFSGKLLIQGEPDASSFPSGGLRATFEARGYTAWDVTSPAYLLENPNGTFLCIPTAFVSWTGEALDKKTPLLRANQALNKQAQRVLKLFGTESKLPLVSYAGPEQEYFLIDRNFAFARPDLHICGRSLFGAKPAKGQEFEDQYFGVIPRRVLSFMMEVERELFKLGVPVKTRHNEVAPSQYEIAPIFETSNLATDHNQLIMTVLRSVAKRYGMVCLLHEKPFAGINGSGKHLNYSIGNADLGSLFDPGESPHENAQFLVFCAAAIRAVHKYGALLRATVASASNDHRLGANEAPPAIMSVYLGEQLTDVFEQIKTGKVNGCKKACVMNIGVDVLPPLPMDPGDRNRTSPFAFTGNRFEFRAVGSSMSIAGPQVALNTMMAESLDYIATELEKATKGDPAKLNEAVQKLLQKIMKEHDKVIFNGDGYSEEWHKEAEKRGLPNLKTTPDALPVLSTPEVVKLFTSYGVFSEAEVKSREEIYLEQYCKTVKTEANLVIRMARTIIFPAAMRYQGELAATCANLKAAGHDYKVVTLEDVTAKLRAMQAAVGELEKKLEHEAASTHAEAKHMCDVILPAMLKVREYADALEAVVADDLWALPSYQEMLFIK; this comes from the coding sequence ATGAGCGGAATCCAGGCACGTCTAAACGCGATCTCGGCCATCACCAATTACAAGCCGAGCGCGGCCCCCATGAACTTCGCCGAAACCAAGCCCACCGAGCTGTTCGGCTGCAATGTCTTCAACGACAAGGTCATGAAGGACCGCCTGCCCAAGACCGTGTACAAGTCGCTGAAGAAGACCATCGAACTCGGCGAAAAGCTCGACCCCTCCATCGCCGACGTGGTCGCCAACGCCATGAAGGACTGGGCCATCGAGAAGGGCGCCACCCATTTCACCCATGTCTTCTACCCGCTCACCGGCCTGACCGCTGAAAAGCACGACGCCTTCCTGGTGCCCGACGGCAAGGGCGGCGCCCTGTCCGAATTCAGCGGCAAGCTGCTGATCCAGGGCGAACCGGACGCCTCCAGCTTCCCCTCGGGGGGCCTGCGCGCCACCTTCGAAGCGCGCGGCTACACCGCGTGGGACGTGACCAGCCCTGCCTACCTCCTTGAAAATCCCAACGGCACCTTCCTGTGCATCCCCACCGCGTTCGTTTCGTGGACCGGCGAGGCCCTGGACAAGAAGACTCCGCTGCTGCGCGCCAACCAGGCCCTGAACAAGCAGGCCCAGCGCGTGCTGAAGCTGTTCGGCACCGAAAGCAAGCTGCCCCTGGTCTCGTATGCCGGTCCCGAGCAGGAATACTTCCTCATCGACCGCAACTTCGCCTTTGCCCGGCCCGACCTGCACATCTGCGGCCGCAGCCTGTTCGGCGCCAAGCCCGCCAAGGGCCAGGAATTCGAAGACCAGTACTTCGGCGTCATTCCCCGCCGCGTGCTGTCCTTCATGATGGAAGTGGAGCGCGAGCTGTTCAAGCTCGGCGTGCCGGTGAAGACCCGCCACAACGAAGTGGCCCCCAGCCAGTACGAAATCGCCCCCATCTTCGAGACCAGCAACCTGGCCACCGACCACAACCAGCTGATCATGACCGTGCTGCGCAGCGTGGCCAAGCGCTACGGCATGGTCTGCCTGCTGCACGAAAAGCCCTTCGCGGGCATCAACGGTTCGGGCAAGCACCTCAACTACTCCATCGGCAACGCCGACCTCGGCAGCCTGTTCGATCCCGGCGAAAGCCCGCATGAAAACGCCCAGTTCCTGGTGTTCTGCGCCGCCGCCATCCGCGCCGTGCACAAGTACGGCGCCCTGCTGCGCGCCACCGTGGCCTCCGCGTCCAACGACCACCGGCTGGGCGCCAACGAAGCCCCGCCGGCCATCATGTCCGTGTACCTCGGCGAACAGCTGACCGACGTGTTCGAGCAGATCAAGACCGGCAAGGTCAACGGCTGCAAGAAGGCCTGCGTCATGAACATCGGCGTGGACGTGCTGCCGCCGCTGCCCATGGATCCGGGCGACCGCAACCGCACCAGCCCCTTCGCCTTCACCGGCAACCGCTTCGAATTCCGCGCCGTGGGTTCGTCCATGTCCATCGCCGGTCCCCAGGTGGCCCTGAACACCATGATGGCCGAATCGCTGGACTACATCGCCACCGAACTGGAAAAGGCCACCAAGGGCGATCCCGCGAAGCTCAACGAGGCCGTGCAGAAGCTGCTCCAGAAGATCATGAAGGAGCACGACAAGGTCATCTTCAACGGCGACGGCTACTCCGAGGAATGGCACAAGGAAGCGGAAAAGCGCGGCCTGCCCAACCTGAAGACCACGCCCGACGCCCTGCCGGTGCTGAGCACCCCCGAAGTGGTGAAGCTGTTCACCTCCTACGGCGTGTTCAGCGAAGCGGAAGTGAAGTCGCGCGAGGAAATCTACCTCGAACAGTACTGCAAGACCGTGAAGACCGAAGCCAACCTGGTCATCCGCATGGCCCGCACCATCATCTTCCCCGCCGCCATGCGCTACCAGGGCGAACTGGCCGCCACCTGCGCCAACCTGAAGGCCGCCGGGCACGACTACAAGGTGGTCACCCTTGAAGACGTGACCGCCAAGCTGCGCGCCATGCAGGCCGCCGTGGGCGAACTGGAGAAGAAGCTGGAGCACGAGGCAGCCAGCACCCACGCCGAAGCCAAGCACATGTGCGACGTGATCCTGCCCGCCATGCTGAAGGTGCGCGAATACGCCGACGCGCTGGAAGCCGTGGTGGCCGACGACCTGTGGGCCCTGCCCAGCTACCAGGAAATGCTGTTCATCAAGTAG
- a CDS encoding ABC transporter ATP-binding protein, with protein MSYVRLVNVTKRFGGVTAVDSLNLEIGRGECFSMLGPSGCGKTTTLRMVAGFEDLDDGEIHVGDRLLSARRNNYYLPPEKRDFGMVFQAFAVWPHLSVYENVAFPLRIRRLSAAEIDRRTREALHHTSLADVAQKSPDDLSGGGKQRVALARALAINPDVMLLDEPLSSLDPHLREEMRFEIKDLQRTFGFSILYVTHDQSEAMALSDRIMVMKNGVVQQVGTPLDVYTNPANSFVFGFIGLSNFLDVNLTPEGLVRVNGGDARVTPATPPSARLVSAGRAALASRPSEIDFTAEGGLRGVVRRRAYLGEIVDYRIDVGGQEVRVQKGRRAPGPAEGDACGLVFLRPHWYDPAA; from the coding sequence ATGTCGTACGTACGTCTCGTCAACGTGACCAAACGCTTCGGCGGCGTCACCGCCGTGGATTCGCTGAACCTGGAAATCGGCCGGGGGGAATGCTTCTCCATGCTCGGTCCCTCGGGCTGCGGCAAGACCACCACCCTGCGGATGGTGGCCGGCTTCGAGGACCTGGACGATGGGGAAATCCACGTGGGCGACCGCCTGCTGTCCGCCCGCCGCAACAACTACTACCTGCCCCCGGAAAAGCGCGACTTCGGCATGGTCTTCCAGGCCTTTGCCGTCTGGCCGCACCTGTCGGTGTACGAGAACGTGGCCTTTCCGTTGCGCATCCGCCGGCTGAGCGCTGCCGAGATAGACCGCCGCACGCGCGAGGCCCTGCACCACACCAGCCTGGCCGACGTGGCGCAGAAAAGCCCCGACGACCTTTCCGGCGGGGGCAAGCAGCGCGTGGCCCTGGCACGTGCCCTGGCCATCAACCCCGACGTGATGCTGCTGGATGAGCCCCTGTCCAGCCTCGACCCGCATCTGCGTGAGGAAATGCGCTTCGAGATCAAGGACCTGCAACGCACCTTCGGCTTCTCCATCCTGTACGTGACCCACGATCAGTCCGAGGCCATGGCCCTGTCCGACAGGATCATGGTCATGAAGAACGGCGTGGTCCAGCAGGTGGGCACCCCGCTCGACGTGTACACCAACCCGGCCAACAGCTTCGTCTTCGGGTTCATCGGACTGTCCAACTTCCTGGACGTCAACCTGACCCCGGAAGGGCTGGTGCGCGTGAACGGGGGGGACGCCCGGGTCACCCCGGCAACGCCTCCCTCGGCCCGCCTGGTGTCCGCCGGGCGCGCGGCCCTGGCCAGCCGCCCCTCGGAGATCGACTTCACGGCCGAGGGCGGACTGCGCGGCGTGGTGCGCCGTCGGGCCTACCTTGGCGAGATCGTGGACTACCGCATCGACGTGGGCGGCCAGGAAGTGCGCGTGCAGAAGGGACGCCGGGCCCCCGGCCCAGCCGAGGGCGACGCCTGCGGCCTCGTGTTCCTGCGGCCCCATTGGTACGACCCCGCCGCGTGA
- a CDS encoding ABC transporter permease, with amino-acid sequence MAALAKSRSFGVAEVILAISIAVLVIVVAVPVLLIFFNAFWVDGSPNFTDVMKILRQPDTYEALLNSLFIASGVTVMSTTIGTFFAWLVTRTDLPFKAAMKVLFLVPFMLPSFIGALAWKMLLSPRAGYINRLFMDTFGFSGPVFDIYTYHGIMAVETMYLFPFVFIQVCGALERMDPTLEEAARISGASLFTITRKITIPLVMPSIVSGALLIMLYSMAHFGTVAVLGIEIGIFNIPTLIYEKIHQSAGSFQSIRTGTVLASVLVVTAAAIIWLQNKVLERGRFQIIAGKSFRPMELKLRGFRIPLLVLCIAYIAFTIVLPTATIFLVGGLKTYGLPLTMENLTLDNYKFILFDWQLTRDAIWNSVSLGLAAALITMFAGVMISYVIVKMKVRGKGFLEFLGMLPFSVPGSVIALGVILAWSGKFGINIYNTVWIILVAYIARYMAFSLKANSAALEQVHDSLVEAARACGATMWQALRDIVLPLVRPGMLAAFFLIFLPALRELTVSVLLYGPTTRTIGVAIYTLNEDGETVYSAALAGIALIIIVTGQTLIKRFTGGNGR; translated from the coding sequence ATGGCCGCGCTCGCGAAATCCCGTTCCTTCGGCGTGGCCGAGGTGATCCTGGCCATCTCCATCGCCGTGCTGGTCATCGTGGTGGCGGTGCCGGTGCTGCTCATCTTCTTCAACGCGTTCTGGGTGGATGGTTCGCCCAACTTCACGGACGTGATGAAGATCCTGCGCCAGCCCGACACCTACGAGGCGCTGCTGAACTCGCTGTTCATCGCCTCTGGCGTCACGGTGATGAGCACCACCATCGGCACCTTCTTCGCCTGGCTGGTCACCCGCACCGACCTGCCCTTCAAGGCCGCCATGAAGGTGTTGTTCCTGGTGCCGTTCATGCTGCCCTCGTTCATCGGGGCGCTGGCGTGGAAGATGCTGCTCTCGCCCCGCGCGGGGTACATCAACCGGCTGTTCATGGACACCTTCGGCTTTTCCGGCCCGGTGTTCGACATCTACACCTACCACGGCATCATGGCCGTGGAGACCATGTACCTGTTCCCGTTCGTGTTCATCCAGGTGTGCGGCGCGCTGGAACGCATGGACCCCACGCTGGAGGAGGCGGCGCGCATCTCCGGCGCCAGCCTGTTCACCATCACCCGCAAGATCACCATCCCGCTGGTGATGCCCAGCATCGTTTCCGGGGCGTTGCTGATCATGCTGTACTCCATGGCCCATTTCGGCACCGTGGCCGTGCTGGGCATAGAGATCGGCATCTTCAACATTCCCACGCTGATCTACGAGAAAATCCACCAGAGCGCGGGCAGCTTCCAGTCCATCCGCACCGGCACCGTGCTTGCTTCGGTGCTGGTGGTCACGGCGGCGGCCATCATCTGGCTGCAGAACAAGGTGCTGGAGCGCGGCCGCTTCCAGATCATCGCGGGCAAGAGCTTCCGCCCCATGGAACTGAAGCTGCGCGGGTTCCGCATTCCCCTGCTGGTGCTGTGCATCGCTTACATCGCCTTCACCATCGTGCTGCCCACGGCCACCATCTTCCTGGTGGGCGGGTTGAAGACCTACGGTCTGCCGCTGACCATGGAAAACCTGACCCTGGACAACTACAAGTTCATCCTGTTCGACTGGCAGCTCACCCGCGACGCCATCTGGAACAGCGTGTCGCTGGGCCTTGCAGCCGCGCTGATCACCATGTTCGCGGGGGTGATGATCTCGTACGTCATCGTCAAGATGAAGGTGCGGGGCAAGGGCTTTCTGGAGTTCCTGGGCATGCTGCCCTTCTCGGTGCCCGGCTCGGTCATCGCGCTGGGGGTGATCCTGGCGTGGAGCGGCAAGTTCGGCATCAACATCTACAATACGGTGTGGATCATCCTGGTGGCCTACATCGCGCGGTACATGGCCTTTTCGCTGAAGGCCAACTCCGCGGCCCTGGAACAGGTGCACGATTCGCTGGTGGAAGCGGCGCGCGCCTGCGGCGCCACCATGTGGCAGGCCCTGCGCGACATCGTGCTGCCGCTGGTGCGGCCGGGCATGCTGGCCGCGTTCTTCCTGATCTTCCTGCCCGCCCTGCGTGAACTGACCGTTTCGGTGCTGCTGTACGGGCCCACCACCCGCACCATCGGGGTGGCCATCTACACCCTGAACGAGGACGGCGAGACGGTGTATTCCGCCGCGCTGGCGGGCATCGCCCTGATCATCATCGTCACCGGGCAGACCCTCATCAAGCGCTTCACCGGCGGCAACGGGCGATAG
- a CDS encoding ABC transporter ATP-binding protein: MADITLAGIGKAYGAHAVLDGLSLTVNHGECFTLLGPSGCGKTVLLRLIAGFETPDAGTISIGGEPVSDAVTGDCVPPDARDLGVVFQDYAVWPHMSVADNIGYPLKLAGLPAAERTRRVLETVEMVNLTGLENRMPSQLSGGQQQRVALARALVGRPSLMLLDEPLCNLDANLREEMRFEIKELQRTLGITILYVTHDQEIALAISDRLAIMDHAGAIRQVGTPWEIFERPADEFVFRFMGVANFLPARRRGMAMLAAGGEQPVPWGPPDGDAEHWMAGFRPSDVRLARQGDGLRGTVRRASFLGAMTDYLIEVDGASFRTQLDTHEALARGLMFAEGEPCVVGFHDLHWFDAATVAAQAPQGGE, translated from the coding sequence ATGGCAGACATAACCCTTGCAGGCATCGGCAAGGCCTACGGCGCGCATGCCGTGCTGGACGGCCTTTCGCTTACCGTGAACCACGGCGAATGCTTCACCCTGCTCGGCCCTTCGGGCTGCGGCAAGACGGTGCTGCTGCGCCTCATCGCCGGCTTTGAAACGCCCGACGCCGGCACCATATCCATCGGCGGCGAACCGGTGTCCGACGCGGTCACCGGCGACTGCGTGCCGCCGGATGCGCGCGACCTTGGCGTGGTGTTCCAGGACTATGCGGTGTGGCCGCACATGAGCGTGGCCGACAATATCGGCTACCCGCTGAAGCTGGCTGGCCTGCCCGCCGCCGAACGCACCCGCCGGGTGCTGGAAACGGTGGAGATGGTCAACCTGACCGGCCTGGAAAACCGCATGCCCTCGCAGCTTTCCGGCGGCCAACAGCAGCGCGTGGCCCTGGCCCGCGCCCTGGTGGGCCGCCCCTCGCTGATGCTGCTGGACGAGCCGCTGTGCAACCTCGACGCCAATCTGCGCGAGGAAATGCGCTTTGAAATCAAGGAACTGCAACGCACGCTGGGCATCACCATCCTGTACGTGACCCACGACCAGGAAATCGCCCTGGCCATTTCCGACCGGTTGGCCATCATGGACCACGCCGGGGCCATCCGGCAGGTGGGCACCCCGTGGGAAATATTCGAACGGCCCGCCGACGAATTCGTGTTCCGGTTCATGGGGGTTGCCAACTTCCTGCCCGCCCGGCGGCGTGGCATGGCCATGCTGGCGGCCGGGGGCGAACAGCCCGTTCCGTGGGGGCCGCCCGACGGTGATGCCGAACACTGGATGGCGGGCTTCCGCCCGTCGGACGTGCGCCTTGCCCGCCAGGGCGACGGACTGCGCGGCACGGTGCGCCGGGCCAGCTTTCTGGGTGCCATGACCGACTACCTCATAGAGGTGGACGGCGCCTCGTTCCGCACCCAGCTGGACACCCACGAGGCCCTTGCGCGCGGGCTGATGTTCGCCGAGGGCGAACCCTGCGTGGTGGGCTTTCACGACCTGCACTGGTTCGACGCGGCCACGGTGGCCGCGCAGGCGCCACAGGGGGGCGAATAG
- a CDS encoding ABC transporter substrate-binding protein → MSRRTTALLVALLGVAMLFGATGQAFAKQKFIVYTSMKESLIGTLKDAFVKQHPDIDMDYQSSGAGKIMAKIAAERESGKILADVLWTSEVPDFYQMKAQGLLDPYVSPEVKNILNPIADYDGSFTPARLGTLGIAYNTRYVKQAPTSWQDLMKPEYKGAFGIANPALSGTSYMSVAMLEKAFGWEFFKKLRANGAKMGKGSGQVVDDTSSGDLVASLAVDYITNDKIEKGATIALVYPQEMLVIPSPVAIIKGSPNVEAARKFVDFLLSREGQAIIAGEGTLPVRADVEVPARFKLPTPADAVKRAIKVDYPQMIAEKEDRVKTFTDIMQSK, encoded by the coding sequence ATGTCCAGACGCACCACCGCCCTGCTTGTCGCCCTGCTGGGTGTCGCCATGCTGTTCGGCGCAACCGGCCAGGCCTTCGCGAAACAGAAATTCATCGTGTACACCTCGATGAAGGAATCGCTCATCGGCACGTTGAAAGACGCGTTCGTCAAGCAGCATCCGGACATCGACATGGACTACCAGTCCTCGGGCGCGGGCAAGATCATGGCCAAGATCGCGGCAGAGCGCGAATCGGGCAAGATCCTGGCCGACGTGCTGTGGACCAGCGAGGTTCCCGACTTCTACCAGATGAAGGCGCAGGGCCTGCTGGACCCCTACGTGTCGCCCGAGGTGAAGAACATCCTGAACCCCATCGCCGACTATGACGGTTCGTTCACCCCGGCGCGCCTGGGCACGCTGGGCATCGCCTACAACACCCGGTACGTGAAGCAGGCCCCGACCTCCTGGCAGGACCTGATGAAGCCCGAATACAAGGGCGCCTTCGGCATCGCCAACCCGGCCCTTTCCGGCACCTCGTACATGAGCGTGGCCATGCTGGAAAAGGCCTTCGGCTGGGAGTTCTTCAAGAAGCTCCGCGCCAACGGCGCCAAGATGGGCAAGGGGTCCGGCCAGGTGGTGGACGACACCTCCTCGGGCGACCTGGTGGCCAGCCTGGCGGTGGACTACATCACCAACGACAAGATCGAGAAGGGCGCCACCATCGCCCTGGTCTACCCGCAGGAAATGCTGGTCATCCCCAGCCCGGTGGCCATCATCAAGGGCTCGCCCAACGTCGAGGCCGCCCGCAAGTTCGTGGACTTCCTGCTGTCCAGGGAAGGCCAGGCCATCATCGCCGGCGAAGGCACGCTGCCCGTGCGCGCCGACGTCGAGGTGCCCGCCCGCTTCAAGCTGCCCACCCCCGCCGACGCCGTGAAGCGCGCCATCAAGGTGGACTACCCCCAGATGATCGCCGAGAAGGAAGACCGGGTGAAGACCTTCACCGACATCATGCAGAGCAAGTAG
- a CDS encoding CBS and ACT domain-containing protein, with product MLVKDWMTTHVYTVTPDDSISYAAGMMRERNVKHLPVVENELLVGMLSDRDIKAYLPSKGTSLDIYEINYLLAKTKVSQAMTRPVVSIPAETPIEDAAMIMHDRDFGCLPVTEAAPGGQRLVGIISDNDLFRVMVDITGVRGGGHRLALVLPDRPGSIKEAGDLVRARGFRLQSIMSTNEKSAPGTRYVVLRTRGEGDWDGLLEDMGKSPFHLVHAL from the coding sequence ATGCTGGTCAAGGACTGGATGACCACCCACGTCTACACGGTGACGCCCGACGATTCCATTTCGTACGCGGCGGGCATGATGCGCGAGCGCAACGTGAAGCACCTGCCGGTGGTCGAAAACGAACTGCTGGTGGGCATGCTGTCCGACCGCGACATCAAGGCCTACCTCCCCTCCAAGGGCACGTCGCTGGACATCTACGAAATCAACTACCTGCTGGCCAAGACCAAGGTCAGCCAGGCCATGACCCGGCCGGTGGTCTCCATACCGGCGGAAACGCCCATCGAGGACGCGGCCATGATCATGCACGACCGCGACTTCGGCTGCCTGCCTGTGACGGAAGCCGCCCCCGGCGGCCAGCGGCTGGTGGGCATCATCTCCGACAACGACCTGTTCCGGGTCATGGTGGACATTACCGGCGTGCGCGGCGGCGGCCACCGGCTGGCCCTGGTGCTGCCCGACCGGCCCGGTTCCATCAAGGAGGCGGGCGACCTGGTGCGGGCGCGCGGCTTCCGCCTGCAAAGCATCATGTCCACCAATGAAAAGTCCGCCCCCGGCACCCGCTACGTGGTGCTGCGCACCCGTGGCGAGGGCGACTGGGACGGACTGCTGGAAGACATGGGGAAGAGCCCCTTCCATCTGGTGCACGCGTTGTAG
- a CDS encoding ABC transporter ATP-binding protein produces MLDVRNIDVAYGDVQVIWDVSFRVGQGEIVAMIGANGAGKSTIMRTVSGVLRPGKGQILLAGEAIHNVEPYTLIEKGLAHVPEARRLFPEMSVEENLDMGSLRGRARKERARTKDRVFSIFPRLAERRRQASGTLSGGEQQMLAIGRGLMALPRLIMFDEPSLGLAPILVQDIFGVIRTVRDEGMTVLIVEQNVRQTLALCDRAYVLENGRITQEGAGADLLRDPHVKAAYLGV; encoded by the coding sequence GTGCTTGATGTTCGCAACATCGATGTCGCCTACGGCGACGTGCAGGTGATCTGGGACGTCTCGTTCCGGGTGGGCCAGGGCGAGATAGTGGCCATGATCGGCGCCAACGGCGCGGGCAAGTCCACCATCATGCGCACCGTGTCGGGCGTGCTGCGCCCCGGCAAGGGCCAGATACTGCTGGCGGGCGAGGCCATCCACAACGTGGAGCCGTACACCCTCATCGAGAAGGGACTGGCCCACGTGCCCGAGGCACGGCGGCTGTTTCCGGAAATGAGCGTGGAGGAAAACCTGGACATGGGGTCGCTGCGGGGCCGGGCACGCAAGGAGAGGGCACGCACCAAGGATCGGGTGTTCTCCATCTTCCCGCGCCTGGCCGAGCGGCGCAGGCAGGCTTCCGGCACCCTGTCCGGCGGCGAGCAGCAGATGCTGGCCATCGGTCGGGGGCTGATGGCCCTGCCCCGGCTTATCATGTTCGACGAGCCCTCCCTGGGGCTTGCGCCCATTCTGGTACAGGATATCTTTGGCGTCATCCGCACGGTGCGCGACGAGGGCATGACCGTGCTCATCGTGGAGCAGAACGTGCGGCAGACGCTGGCCCTGTGCGACAGGGCCTACGTGCTGGAGAACGGGCGCATCACCCAGGAGGGGGCCGGGGCCGATCTCCTGCGCGACCCCCACGTGAAGGCAGCCTACCTCGGGGTGTAG
- a CDS encoding ABC transporter ATP-binding protein produces MSMLEIRKLSMFFGGLAALHDVNFDVRQGEILALIGPNGAGKTTLFNCVNGFYTPSEGQVLFKGQPISGLKPHKVCQMGIARTFQVVKPLSRMSVFDNVLASAFLRNPTRKGAQDVADEVLHFTGLWDDRDQLSKGLPLGKRKRLEIARALATQPEFLLLDESFAGLNPAELDVSIDIIRGIKQQGITVMIIEHHMKVIMAISDRIVVLNFGQKIAEGTPAQISADRQVVEAYLGEEHGA; encoded by the coding sequence ATGAGCATGCTCGAAATCCGCAAGCTGTCCATGTTCTTCGGCGGGCTGGCCGCCCTGCACGACGTGAACTTCGACGTGCGCCAGGGCGAGATACTGGCCCTCATCGGCCCCAACGGCGCGGGCAAGACCACCCTGTTCAACTGCGTGAACGGTTTCTACACCCCTTCGGAGGGGCAGGTGCTGTTCAAGGGCCAGCCAATATCCGGACTGAAGCCGCACAAGGTCTGCCAGATGGGCATTGCCCGCACCTTCCAGGTGGTCAAGCCGCTGTCGCGCATGAGCGTGTTCGACAACGTGCTGGCCTCCGCCTTCCTGCGCAACCCCACCCGCAAGGGCGCGCAGGACGTGGCCGACGAGGTGCTGCACTTCACCGGGCTGTGGGACGACCGGGACCAGTTGTCCAAGGGGCTGCCGCTGGGCAAGCGCAAACGGCTGGAAATAGCCCGCGCGCTGGCCACCCAGCCGGAATTCCTGCTGCTGGACGAATCGTTCGCGGGGCTGAACCCGGCGGAACTGGACGTGTCCATCGACATCATCCGGGGCATCAAGCAGCAGGGCATCACCGTCATGATCATCGAGCACCACATGAAGGTGATCATGGCCATTTCGGACCGCATCGTGGTGCTGAACTTCGGCCAGAAGATCGCCGAGGGCACGCCCGCGCAAATCAGCGCCGACAGGCAGGTGGTTGAAGCATACCTGGGGGAGGAGCACGGTGCTTGA
- a CDS encoding branched-chain amino acid ABC transporter permease — MKNNLVPLVVLAALAGLPLLGLNSYVMHILILSIMWTLAGMAWNLLGGYCGQVSFGHAAFFGMGAYSAGLIHLHLGLSPWWGFLVSLPLVALVALAMGSVVLRLRGPYFVLATLAIGEVLRITCENLTDFTKGTLGIMITRTWVEKTQYYYIILGLALLGFVVCRAIVHSRWGYYFVAIREDQDAAESMGIDTTRYKTIALTVSAMLTGLAGAFYTNYMGYIDPGVVFSLGEISILIIMVVMVGGVATEWGPALGAGIMVILAEYIRSLPLIGVAYQTMFGVLLIVIIIYLPNGLVGDWPVLRRKLLRRGATA; from the coding sequence ATGAAAAACAACCTCGTTCCGCTGGTCGTGCTGGCGGCGCTGGCCGGGCTGCCGCTGCTGGGCCTGAACAGCTACGTCATGCACATCCTCATCCTGTCCATCATGTGGACCCTGGCGGGCATGGCCTGGAACCTGCTGGGCGGCTACTGCGGCCAGGTATCGTTCGGGCATGCCGCGTTCTTCGGCATGGGCGCGTACAGCGCTGGCCTCATCCACCTGCACCTGGGCCTGTCGCCATGGTGGGGCTTTCTGGTCAGCCTGCCGCTGGTGGCGCTGGTGGCGCTGGCCATGGGCTCGGTGGTGCTGCGGCTGCGCGGCCCCTACTTCGTGCTGGCAACCCTTGCCATCGGGGAAGTGCTGCGCATCACCTGCGAAAACCTTACCGATTTCACCAAGGGCACCCTCGGCATCATGATCACCCGCACCTGGGTGGAAAAGACGCAGTACTACTACATCATCCTGGGGCTGGCCCTGCTGGGCTTCGTGGTGTGCCGGGCCATCGTACATTCGCGCTGGGGGTACTACTTCGTGGCCATCCGCGAGGACCAGGACGCCGCGGAATCCATGGGCATAGACACCACGCGCTACAAGACCATCGCGCTGACGGTGAGCGCCATGCTTACCGGCCTGGCCGGGGCGTTCTACACCAACTACATGGGGTACATCGATCCGGGGGTGGTGTTCTCGCTGGGCGAAATCTCCATCCTGATCATCATGGTGGTCATGGTGGGCGGGGTGGCCACGGAATGGGGCCCGGCGCTGGGTGCGGGCATCATGGTCATCCTGGCGGAATACATCCGCTCGCTGCCCCTCATCGGCGTGGCCTACCAGACCATGTTCGGCGTGCTGCTCATCGTGATCATCATCTACCTGCCCAACGGGCTGGTGGGTGACTGGCCGGTGCTCCGGCGCAAGCTGCTGCGCAGGGGGGCCACGGCATGA